Proteins from a genomic interval of Rosa chinensis cultivar Old Blush chromosome 2, RchiOBHm-V2, whole genome shotgun sequence:
- the LOC112188801 gene encoding probable serine/threonine-protein kinase WNK7, with amino-acid sequence MSSVGMAEDADVYAEPPDPDVLETDPTCRYLRYKDVLGKGAFKTVYKAFDEVNGLEVAWNQVRIDEVLQSPGDLERLYSEVHLLKSLKHKNIVKFYNSWIDDKNKTVNIITELFTSGSLRQYCKKHKKVDKKAVKGWARQILMGLSYLHSHNPPIMHRDLKCDNIFINGNQGEVKIGDLGLATVMEQATAKSVIGTPEFMAPELYDENYNELADIYSFGMCLLEMVTYEYPYSECRNSAQIYKKVSSGIKPAALSKVKDPEMKQYIEKCLVPASERLSAEELLMDPFLQLNGSVKNRPLPLPDIVLPKMGAFGDRCVMSEGPLSARNNALSKDFDDGEPPVINFFSNSGDGDSHSFYVEVQRSKRGNFFFLKGEHNDENSISLILRIADQNGRARNIHFLFYLDSDTALSVSSEMVEQLELEDHNVIFIAELIDLLLMNLISEWKCCVRVDHLVTQNRKNVSHQKDSQSSKPQECSGRCHQNVCEDANSSKPPICPTSSTFEGSIPPPILERPPNYVKGVPSSNAALASSTPTVERYSETSCASMTPNDATHRSHNSYASAESGSLDLNFHLPNGYKSASCPISVSSFCTADDFEFKKELETIELQFQLELQDISKRRHEAIKETRKRLSQKNIELVL; translated from the exons ATGAGCTCGGTTGGTATGGCAGAAGATGCTGACGTATATGCTGAACCTCCTGATCCCGATGTTCTTGAAACTGATCCAACATGTCGTTATCTTCGG TATAAAGATGTGCTCGGGAAAGGTGCCTTCAAGACAGT ATacaaagcatttgatgaagtgAATGGACTTGAAGTAGCATGGAACCAAGTTAGAATTGATGAAGTGCTACAATCACCGGGTGACCTGGAGCGGCTGTATTCAGAAGTTCATCTTTTGAAATCATTGAAGCACAAAAATATAGtaaaattctataattcctggATAGATGATAAGAACAAGACAGTTAATATAATAACAGAGTTATTCACTTCGGGGAGTCTCAGACA GTACTGTAAGAAACACAAGAAAGTGGACAAGAAAGCTGTAAAGGGATGGGCAAGACAAATATTGATGGGATTGAGCTATCTCCATAGTCACAACCCACCTATTATGCATAGGGACTTGAAGTGTGATAATATATTTATCAATGGTAACCAAGGAGAAGTTAAAATCGGTGATCTTGGGTTGGCAACTGTTATGGAGCAAGCTACTGCCAAAAGTGTAATTG GAACCCCTGAGTTTATGGCTCCTGAGCTCTATGATGAAAACTATAATGAGTTAGCAGATATATACTCCTTTGGGATGTGCCTGCTAGAGATGGTGACTTATGAATACCCTTATAGTGAATGTAGAAACTCAGCTCAAATATATAAGAAGGTTTCATCT GGAATAAAACCCGCTGCCCTTTCCAAGGTAAAAGATCCTGAAATGAAACAATATATTGAGAAGTGTTTAGTCCCAGCATCCGAAAGGTTGTCAGCAGAAGAGCTTCTGATGGACCCTTTCCTCCAATTGAATGGCTCGGTAAAAAATCGTCCTCTGCCACTTCCAGATATTGTATTGCCGAAAATGGGAGCCTTTGGAGATCGTTGTGTGATGTCGGAAGGACCTTTAAGCGCACGGAACAATGCCTTATCTAAGGATTTTGATGATGGGGAGCCACCAGTGATCAACTTTTTTAGCAACTCTGGTGACGGCGATTCCCATTCCTTTTACGTGGAGGTTCAGAGGTCAAAAAGAGGcaactttttcttcttaaaaGGCGAGCATAATGACGAAAACTCCATATCGTTAATACTGAGAATAGCTGATCAGAATG GTCGTGCGAGGAACATTCATTTCTTATTCTATCTCGACAGTGATACAGCACTTTCAGTTTCAAGTGAAATGGTTGAGCAACTCGAACTAGAAGATCATAATGTTATCTTCATAGCAGAGTTGATTGATTTGTTATTGATGAACTTGATATCAGAATGGAAGTGTTGTGTCCGTGTTGATCATTTGGTTACTCAAAACAGAAAGAATGTGAGCCATCAGAAAGACTCTCAGTCGTCAAAGCCTCAGGAATGCTCTGGCAGATGTCACCAGAATGTTTGTGAGGATGCCAATTCCTCAAAACCACCGATTTGCCCAACTTCTTCCACTTTTGAAGGCTCCATTCCTCCACCAATACTAGAGAGGCCTCCTAATTATGTGAAGGGTGTTCCGAGTTCTAATGCGGCTTTAGCTAGTTCAACACCCACAGTAGAACGGTATTCTGAGACGTCATGTGCTTCTATGACCCCAAATGACGCTACACATCGATCTCATAATTCATATGCATCCGCAGAATCTGGGTCTTTGGACTTAAATTTTCATTTGCCAAATGGCTACAAAAGTGCAAGTTGTCCAATTAGTGTTTCCTCATTCTGCACTGCAGACGACTTTGAGTTTAAAAAGGAGTTGGAAACGATTGAACTGCAATTCCAGCTGGAACTTCAAGATATATCGAAGAGAAGACATGAAGCTATCAAGGAAACAAGAAAAAGGTTATCCCAGAAAAATATTGAGTTGGTTCTCTAG
- the LOC112187790 gene encoding ribonucleoside-diphosphate reductase large subunit: MYVVKRDGRQEAVHFDKITARLKKLSYGLSIEHCDPVLVAQKVCAGVYKGVTTSQLDELAAETAAAMTANHPDYACLAARIVVSNLHKNTKKSFSETVKIMYNHVNDRSGLEAPLIADDVYEIIMKNAVCLDSEIIYDRDFDYDYFGFKTLERSYLLKVHGKVVERPQHMLMRVAVGIHKNDIDSVIRTYHLMSQRWFTHASPTLFNSGTPRPQLSSCFLVCMKDDSIEGIYDTLKECAVISKSAGGIGVSVHNIRATGSYIRGTNGTSNGIIPMLRVFNDTARYVDQGGGKRKGAFAVYLEPWHADIFDFLDLRKNHGKEENRARDLFYALWVPDLFMKRVESNGDWSLFCPNESPGLADCWGEKFEELYTRYEREGKAKKVVPAQQLWFEVLKSQIETGTPYMLFKDTCNKKSNQQNLGTIKCSNLCTEIVEYTSPTETAVCNLASIALPRFVREKAVPFESHPSKLAGSKGSKNRYFDFDKLAEVTAIVTVNLNKIIDVNYYPVESAKTSNLRHRPIGIGVQGLADTFILLGMSFDSPEAQQLNKDIFETIYYHALKASSELASKEGPYETYQGCPVSKGILQPDMWDVKPSDRWDWGAVREMISQNGIRNSLLVAPMPTASTSQILGNNECFEPYTSNIYSRRVLSGEFVVVNKHLLHDLVEMGLWSPAIKNKIIYEDGSVQKIPQIPDDLKAIYRTVWEIKQRTLVDMAVDRGCYIDQSQSLNIHMDQPNFGKLTSLHFYAWRQGLKTGMYYLRSRAAADAIKFTVDTESLKEKPKAAVESDDNTQMAQMVCSLTNREECMSCGS, from the exons ATGTATGTGGTGAAGAGAGACGGGCGCCAGGAGGCGGTCCATTTCGACAAGATTACGGCCCGGTTGAAGAAGCTCAGCTATGGGCTTAGCATCGAGCATTGCGACCCGGTTTTGGTGGCCCAGAAGGTCTGCGCCGGAGTCTACAAGGGCGTCACCACCAGCCAGCTTGATGAATTGGCTGCTGAGACCGCCGCCGCTATGACCGCCAACCACCCTGACTATGCCTGC TTGGCGGCAAGGATTGTTGTTTCAAACCTACACAAGAACACTAAGAAGTCCTTTTCGGAGAC GGTCAAAATTATGTACAACCATGTCAATGATAGGTCTGGGCTGGAAGCTCCTCTGATTGCTGATGATGTTTATGAAATCATCATGAAG AATGCGGTGTGTTTGGACAGTGAGATCATTTACGACCGGGACTTTGACTACGACTACTTTGGTTTCAAGACTCTTGAGAGGTCTTACCTCTTAAAGGTTCATGGGAAGGTTGTAGAAAGGCCTCAACACATGCTAATGAGGGTTGCTGTTGGAATACACAAGAATGATATTGATTCTGTTATCAGAACATACCATCTCATGTCTCAACGATGGTTCACTCATGCTTCTCCCACCCTTTTCAATTCTGGAACGCCAAGGCCTCAA TTGAGTAGCTGCTTCCTTGTTTGCATGAAAGATGATAGCATTGAAGGCATATATGATACCTTGAAGGAATGTGCTGTTATCAGCAAATCAGCTGGGGGAATTGGTGTCTCTGTTCACAACATTCGTGCCACTGGCAGTTACATTCGTGGAACAAATGGGACATCCAATGGCATCATTCCGATGCTACGAGTTTTTAATGATACTGCTCGTTATGTTGATCAGGGGGGAGGCAAAAGGAAAG GTGCTTTTGCTGTGTACTTGGAGCCCTGGCATGCTGATATATTTGACTTTCTGGATCTAAGGAAAAATCATGGAAAG GAAGAGAATAGAGCTCGTGATCTTTTTTATGCTCTTTGGGTGCCTGATCTGTTCATGAAAAGAGTTGAAAGCAATGGAGATTGGTCATTATTTTGTCCTAATGAGTCTCCAGGTTTGGCAGATTGTTGGGGTGAAAAATTTGAGGAACTGTACACTCGTTATGAAAGAGAG GGAAAGGCCAAAAAGGTTGTCCCGGCACAGCAActgtggtttgaagttttgaAATCCCAGATAGAAACAGGAACTCCCTACATGCTTTTTAAG GATACTTGCAATAAGAAAAGCAATCAGCAAAATCTGGGAACCATAAAATGCTCAAACTTGTGTACTGAGATAGTTGAGTACACTAGTCCAACAGAAACTGCTGTATGCAACCTGGCATCAATTGCTCTACCAAGATTTGTCAGGGAGAAG GCTGTTCCTTTCGAGTCACATCCATCTAAGCTTGCTGGAAGCAAAGGTTCCAAAAATCGCTACTTTGACTTTGACAAACTAGCAGAG GTCACTGCAATTGTCACTGTAAACCTCAACAAGATAATTGATGTTAACTACTACCCTGTTGAGAGTGCAAAGACGTCTAATTTACGACATAGGCCAATTGGGATTGGGGTTCAGGGTCTTGCTGATACCTTCATCTTGCTTGGCATGTCCTTTGATTCGCCTGAG GCTCAACAACTGAATAAGGACATTTTTGAGACCATTTACTACCATGCTCTGAAAGCTTCTTCTGAGTTAGCATCAAAAGAAGGCCCATATGAAACATACCAGGGTTGTCCAGTTAGCAAG GGAATTCTTCAGCCAGACATGTGGGATGTAAAACCCTCAGATCGATGGGATTGGGGTGCTGTTCGGGAAATGATATCACAGAATGGAATCAGAAATTCACTGCTTGTTGCCCCCATGCCTACTGCTTCAACTAGCCAAATCCTTGGAAACAATGAGTGCTTTGAGCCATATACTTCCAATATCTACAGTCGCAGGGTTCTGAG TGGTGAATTTGTTGTGGTGAACAAACATCTTCTTCATGACTTGGTTGAGATGGGTCTTTGGTCTCCGGCTATTAAGAATAAGATAATCTATGAGGATGGCTCTGTTCAGAAAATCCCACAGATCCCTGATGATCTGAAAGCCATTTACAG AACTGTGTGGGAGATCAAGCAAAGAACATTGGTTGACATGGCTGTTGATAGGGGATGTTACATAGATCAGAGTCAAAGTCTTAATATACATATGGACCAACCCAATTTCGGGAAGCTTACTTCATTGCATTTCTATGCTTGGAGACAG GGTCTTAAAACAGGAATGTATTATCTACGATCGCGTGCCGCAGCTGATGCCATCAAGTTTACTGTTGATACTGAGAGTCTCAAG GAAAAGCCAAAGGCGGCGGTGGAAAGTGATGACAATACCCAAATGGCACAGATGGTATGCTCTCTGACAAACCGTGAAGAATGCATGTCTTGTGGAAGTTAG